Proteins encoded in a region of the Oscillospiraceae bacterium MB24-C1 genome:
- a CDS encoding DUF2179 domain-containing protein yields MALVLSIIGINIVYVSLNTLRTILVIKGQRLPAALLSVVEVGIYLLGLTMVLKNLTSPLNIIAYCTGYGIGVYIGSRLEQRLALGYVNVQVIVNSADCNLPNLLRGEGYGVTAWHAQGRDGDRLVLQVLAKRSNEKLLLALLKKIAPNAFIVSYEPKNFAGGFWTKHIRAF; encoded by the coding sequence ATGGCACTCGTCCTTAGCATTATCGGAATCAATATCGTCTATGTTTCGCTCAACACATTACGCACGATTTTAGTAATCAAAGGGCAGCGGTTGCCGGCCGCTCTCCTTTCTGTTGTCGAAGTGGGAATCTATCTGCTGGGATTAACAATGGTATTAAAAAATCTGACCAGCCCACTAAATATTATTGCCTACTGCACCGGTTATGGCATAGGTGTTTATATTGGTAGCCGCCTTGAACAACGCCTTGCGCTGGGATATGTCAATGTGCAGGTGATAGTCAACTCTGCCGATTGTAATCTGCCCAACCTGCTACGTGGAGAGGGGTACGGCGTAACCGCATGGCATGCACAGGGCCGCGACGGCGACCGACTGGTGCTGCAGGTGCTCGCCAAGCGTAGCAACGAAAAGCTACTGCTAGCACTTTTGAAAAAAATTGCGCCAAATGCATTCATCGTTTCATATGAGCCTAAAAATTTTGCCGGCGGTTTTTGGACAAAGCATATCCGTGCTTTTTAG
- a CDS encoding CoA-binding protein, whose product MDLKEIMQQHNFVVVGDTLNQEKYAYKIKKGLQEKGYKVQAVGKELASINDVEGEIDILDLCINPVKGLQLIKENKKTFKSIVIQPGAESDPLKSYLDENNLPYIESCLLVGLKLHAK is encoded by the coding sequence ATGGATTTAAAAGAAATTATGCAGCAGCACAACTTTGTTGTAGTGGGCGATACCCTAAATCAAGAAAAATATGCCTATAAAATTAAAAAAGGACTTCAAGAGAAGGGGTATAAGGTTCAGGCGGTTGGCAAAGAGCTAGCTTCAATCAATGATGTAGAAGGCGAGATCGACATTCTTGACTTATGCATAAATCCAGTAAAAGGGCTGCAGCTTATTAAAGAGAACAAAAAGACGTTTAAGAGTATTGTTATTCAGCCCGGCGCTGAAAGCGATCCGCTGAAAAGCTATTTGGATGAAAATAACCTGCCCTACATTGAGAGCTGTCTACTAGTAGGACTTAAATTGCACGCAAAATAA
- a CDS encoding thioredoxin domain-containing protein, translated as MNHLKSEKSPYLLQHVNNPVDWYPWGKVAFDKAKSEDKPVFLSIGYSTCHWCHVMAHESFEDAEVAAILNRDFISIKVDREERPDVDAVYMSVCQALTGSGGWPLTVMLTPEQKPFWAGTYLPKNSRYGMPGLMDLLAAVMQQWHTGRELLLKSGEQIVLLLQSQEQSAQPGDPDKALLTRAFEQFKRGYDSRWGGFGSAPKFPTAHNLLFLLRYSVLLDDESANKMALHTLAQMYRGGMFDHIGGGFSRYSTDEKWLVPHFEKMLYDNALLSCAYLEAYQMTGKALCKTVVTRTLDYVLRELTDTQGGFYCGQDADSDGVEGKYYVFSPEEIISVLGEADGKRFCEWFGVTKQGNFEGLSILNLIENRRFEESDGQIEYLSRKLYDYRLSRVSLHKDDKVLTAWNGLMIAALARAGWLLNEAKYLNAAIKAQHFITKYLTDANGRLRLRWRDGESAHDGQLDDYAFYALALLALYQATFDAGYLSAAITTTEQMLTLFSDDTNGGFYRSASDAEQLIARTKEIYDGALPSGNSVAALVLCRIAALTGEAKWQQAADRQLRFVCGALSEYPAGHCVSLLALMTALFPGQELICTAADENGTEGILGFLRETPVWNLTVLVKTISNQHALEQVAPFTADYPLPEQGCAYYLCRNKACAAPVYSLAELKNLLLKL; from the coding sequence ATGAATCATTTAAAATCTGAAAAATCTCCCTATTTGCTGCAGCACGTAAATAATCCTGTAGACTGGTATCCCTGGGGCAAAGTGGCTTTTGACAAGGCCAAGTCTGAGGATAAGCCGGTTTTTCTTTCCATTGGCTATTCCACCTGTCATTGGTGCCATGTTATGGCGCATGAGTCGTTTGAGGACGCAGAAGTGGCGGCAATTCTAAACCGCGATTTTATCAGCATTAAAGTCGACCGCGAAGAACGCCCTGACGTTGATGCGGTATATATGTCTGTCTGTCAGGCGCTCACCGGCTCAGGCGGGTGGCCACTGACCGTGATGCTGACACCGGAGCAAAAGCCGTTTTGGGCCGGTACCTACCTACCAAAAAATAGCCGGTATGGCATGCCGGGCCTGATGGACTTACTCGCTGCCGTTATGCAGCAGTGGCATACTGGGCGAGAGTTGTTGTTAAAGTCCGGTGAGCAGATTGTTTTATTGCTGCAATCTCAGGAGCAAAGTGCACAACCGGGCGACCCTGATAAAGCGCTGCTGACACGTGCCTTTGAACAGTTTAAACGCGGTTACGATTCCCGCTGGGGCGGTTTTGGCTCTGCGCCCAAGTTCCCCACGGCGCACAATCTATTGTTCTTGTTGCGCTACTCGGTGCTTTTAGACGATGAAAGTGCGAATAAAATGGCGTTACACACCCTGGCGCAAATGTACCGTGGCGGAATGTTTGATCACATCGGCGGCGGCTTTTCGCGCTATTCCACCGACGAAAAATGGCTGGTCCCCCACTTTGAAAAGATGCTCTATGATAATGCACTGCTATCTTGCGCTTATCTTGAAGCCTATCAAATGACCGGAAAGGCACTGTGCAAAACTGTCGTCACGAGAACGCTTGACTATGTTTTGCGTGAGCTGACCGACACACAGGGCGGTTTTTACTGCGGCCAGGACGCTGACAGCGACGGGGTCGAGGGTAAATATTACGTCTTTTCGCCCGAAGAAATTATCAGCGTTTTAGGTGAAGCAGACGGCAAACGCTTTTGTGAATGGTTTGGTGTAACCAAGCAGGGTAATTTTGAGGGTCTAAGCATTTTAAACCTTATAGAAAACCGCCGCTTTGAAGAAAGCGACGGTCAAATAGAATATTTATCCCGAAAATTGTACGATTATCGGCTGTCCCGCGTAAGTCTTCACAAGGATGATAAAGTGCTTACCGCGTGGAACGGGCTGATGATCGCCGCACTTGCCCGCGCTGGATGGCTGCTGAATGAAGCGAAGTATCTAAATGCTGCAATAAAAGCCCAACATTTTATTACAAAGTATTTAACCGATGCGAATGGTCGACTACGCTTGCGCTGGCGCGATGGAGAATCTGCCCACGACGGTCAACTGGATGACTACGCTTTTTACGCCTTAGCGCTTCTGGCGCTGTATCAGGCGACATTCGATGCCGGTTATCTATCTGCGGCGATAACGACGACGGAACAGATGCTGACCTTGTTTTCAGATGATACCAACGGCGGGTTTTACCGCAGCGCTTCGGACGCAGAGCAGCTGATTGCTCGTACCAAAGAGATTTATGACGGGGCGCTGCCTTCTGGAAACTCGGTGGCTGCCCTCGTTTTATGCCGCATAGCGGCCTTGACCGGCGAAGCAAAATGGCAACAAGCAGCCGACCGACAGCTCAGGTTTGTCTGTGGTGCACTGTCAGAGTATCCCGCAGGGCATTGTGTCTCCCTGCTGGCTTTAATGACTGCACTGTTTCCAGGGCAAGAGCTTATCTGTACCGCGGCGGATGAAAACGGTACAGAGGGGATTTTGGGTTTTTTACGTGAAACCCCCGTTTGGAATTTAACTGTATTAGTCAAAACAATTTCGAATCAGCATGCACTGGAACAAGTCGCCCCCTTTACTGCTGATTACCCGCTACCAGAGCAGGGCTGCGCATATTACCTGTGCCGCAATAAAGCCTGCGCTGCCCCGGTTTACTCTTTGGCTGAGCTGAAAAACCTGCTTTTAAAATTGTGA
- a CDS encoding 4Fe-4S binding protein, translated as MNKAKKKATIDQNACVACGCCVGACPIGAVRIFKGSFAVIDESKCVGCGKCAKACPASVIKIEVRE; from the coding sequence TTGAACAAAGCAAAAAAGAAGGCGACGATAGACCAGAACGCCTGCGTTGCCTGTGGCTGTTGCGTTGGGGCGTGTCCGATTGGGGCGGTCAGGATTTTTAAAGGCAGTTTTGCCGTCATAGATGAAAGCAAGTGTGTAGGCTGCGGTAAATGTGCAAAGGCCTGTCCGGCCTCTGTAATTAAGATTGAGGTGAGAGAATGA
- a CDS encoding 4Fe-4S binding protein, which produces MKSNQKHWYQYLWVFSAIYIVMGFFNILFAWIGLLCFFIPLIISIATGHKSYCNKYCGRGQLFDLLGNQLGFSRKKDIPAWMKSKWFRYGFLAFFMTMFFNMLNVTYLVFSGASSMRQVVTLLWTIKLPWHWAYTANVAPWVAQFAFGFYSVMLTSTVLGLITMLLYKPRSWCVYCPMGTMTQMICKAKCQNDKMVKI; this is translated from the coding sequence ATGAAGAGCAACCAAAAGCATTGGTATCAATATCTGTGGGTGTTTTCCGCCATTTACATCGTCATGGGTTTTTTTAATATTCTATTTGCCTGGATAGGGTTACTGTGCTTTTTTATTCCGCTGATTATTTCAATTGCGACGGGACACAAAAGTTATTGTAACAAATATTGCGGGCGTGGCCAACTCTTTGACCTGTTGGGTAATCAGCTTGGTTTTTCACGCAAAAAGGATATTCCAGCCTGGATGAAAAGCAAATGGTTTCGCTACGGATTTCTAGCCTTTTTTATGACAATGTTTTTTAACATGCTAAATGTCACCTATCTAGTATTCTCGGGCGCGAGCAGCATGCGTCAGGTAGTCACACTCTTGTGGACGATTAAGCTGCCGTGGCACTGGGCCTACACCGCGAATGTGGCGCCTTGGGTGGCGCAGTTTGCATTTGGGTTTTACAGCGTCATGCTCACCTCCACTGTGCTCGGGCTGATTACAATGCTGCTTTATAAACCGCGTTCATGGTGTGTCTACTGCCCGATGGGTACCATGACCCAAATGATTTGTAAGGCCAAGTGTCAAAACGATAAAATGGTCAAAATTTAA
- the trxA gene encoding thioredoxin: MAVLKVTKENFNSEVLQSDKPVLIDFWATWCGPCRMLSPVVDEIAQETDAAKICKVNVDEQPELARQFQVMSIPTLVLVKDGKVVQQSVGVKPKASILNMLNV, translated from the coding sequence ATGGCAGTTTTAAAGGTAACAAAAGAAAATTTCAATTCGGAAGTTCTCCAGTCGGATAAGCCGGTACTCATTGATTTTTGGGCAACTTGGTGCGGCCCGTGCAGAATGCTTTCTCCGGTGGTGGACGAAATTGCTCAGGAGACCGATGCCGCTAAAATTTGCAAGGTCAATGTCGATGAGCAGCCTGAGCTGGCACGGCAGTTTCAGGTTATGAGCATTCCGACGCTCGTCCTCGTCAAGGATGGCAAGGTAGTCCAGCAGTCGGTTGGCGTTAAGCCCAAGGCTTCAATTTTAAACATGCTGAATGTATAA
- a CDS encoding DsrE/DsrF/DrsH-like family protein, with translation MDKRQKVLIVGGVAGGASTAPRLRRLDEQAEIIMFERGEYVSFANCGLPYYIGGEIKEKSALTVQTPQDFVDKFDIDVRVFNEVTAIDTAKKTVMVQNLQTGKSYEESYDKLVLSMGAEPLHPPIPGSDSDKVFTLRNIPDTYRIKEYIQKHKPNSAVVMGGGFIGVEMAENLHAAGLCVTLVEMADQVIAPIDPDMAADVHRHIESKGVRLELGNGVKGMRDDGCKLQIELDRGSVEADMLIMAIGVRPETKLAKEAGIALNARGAIIVDEHMRTSASDVYAVGDATEVTDSVTGQKCYVPLAGPANKQGRIAADNICGIPSAYPGTQGSSILKVFDMTVASTGVNEKTAKRLGLSYDKVFTYSGNHAGYYPGAVNMAIKTVFEPETGRILGAQIVGYDGVDKRCDVMATAIRAKMTAEDLCKLELCYAPPFSSAKDPVNMAGFVIENLLTGKMKQTHWHDIKALPRDGSVALIDTRTPLEFENGHIEGFVNFPLSQLRKRLNELDKAKPVYVNCQIGLKAYIAARILMQNGFDAYVVAGGFRLYNSIFGKRPQSVSAGQKSNCCQQDTCKSDVVIVDACGMSCPGPIVKLSGALNTAKNGDVIEISTSDPAFASDIEGFCRRTGNVFLGLESSKGISTAKIQKSEKQQAVVATGESKDKKNIIVFSGDLDKAIASFIIANAAAAMGRKVSMFFTFWGLNVLRKTEKSSVKKDFMSKMFGMMMPRGSKKLGLSKMNMGGMGAKMIRGVMQNKNVDSLEDLIKMAQDNGVELIACSMSMDVMGIAKEELIDGVKLAGAAAMLANAEESDMSLFI, from the coding sequence ATGGACAAAAGACAAAAGGTTTTGATTGTTGGCGGCGTGGCAGGCGGCGCTTCCACCGCGCCTAGACTGCGCAGGCTCGATGAGCAGGCCGAAATAATTATGTTTGAACGGGGAGAATACGTTTCGTTTGCAAACTGTGGTCTCCCTTATTATATCGGCGGAGAAATCAAAGAAAAATCGGCCCTTACCGTTCAGACACCACAAGATTTTGTCGATAAATTCGATATCGATGTGCGTGTTTTTAACGAGGTGACCGCTATTGATACCGCCAAAAAAACGGTAATGGTACAGAACCTTCAAACCGGTAAAAGCTACGAAGAAAGCTACGACAAGCTGGTGCTTTCGATGGGGGCTGAACCGCTACATCCGCCCATTCCCGGTAGCGATTCTGACAAGGTGTTCACGCTGCGCAATATCCCTGATACTTACAGAATAAAAGAATATATCCAAAAGCACAAGCCCAACAGTGCTGTCGTAATGGGCGGCGGTTTTATCGGCGTTGAGATGGCTGAAAATTTGCATGCGGCAGGGCTGTGTGTAACATTGGTGGAGATGGCTGATCAGGTTATTGCGCCGATAGACCCTGACATGGCAGCCGACGTACATCGCCACATCGAGAGCAAAGGCGTACGTCTGGAGTTGGGCAACGGTGTCAAAGGCATGCGCGACGACGGATGCAAGTTGCAGATTGAGCTGGACAGAGGCAGCGTCGAAGCCGACATGCTGATCATGGCCATCGGTGTGCGGCCTGAGACTAAACTGGCCAAAGAGGCAGGTATTGCGCTAAACGCGCGCGGCGCCATTATTGTGGATGAACACATGCGCACCTCGGCGTCCGATGTTTATGCCGTGGGCGATGCTACTGAGGTAACCGACAGTGTTACAGGGCAAAAATGCTATGTTCCGCTGGCAGGCCCAGCCAACAAGCAGGGACGCATCGCGGCGGATAATATCTGTGGCATTCCCAGTGCCTATCCCGGAACACAGGGGTCTTCGATACTCAAAGTGTTTGACATGACGGTCGCTTCCACTGGCGTTAACGAAAAAACGGCGAAGCGGCTGGGACTCTCTTATGATAAAGTGTTCACCTATTCTGGCAATCACGCAGGGTATTACCCTGGTGCTGTCAACATGGCGATTAAAACGGTTTTTGAGCCGGAGACCGGGCGCATTCTCGGTGCACAGATTGTTGGTTATGACGGCGTTGATAAGCGATGTGACGTAATGGCCACCGCTATCCGCGCCAAAATGACGGCCGAAGACCTCTGCAAGCTTGAGCTTTGCTACGCACCGCCCTTTAGCTCGGCCAAGGACCCGGTAAATATGGCGGGCTTTGTCATAGAAAACCTGCTCACCGGAAAAATGAAGCAGACCCACTGGCACGATATCAAGGCATTGCCTCGCGATGGCAGTGTGGCACTCATAGACACCCGCACGCCACTCGAATTTGAAAACGGGCACATTGAGGGCTTTGTAAACTTCCCACTTTCTCAGCTGCGTAAGCGGTTAAATGAACTGGATAAGGCAAAGCCGGTGTATGTCAACTGCCAGATCGGCCTTAAAGCATATATTGCAGCCAGAATTTTGATGCAGAACGGATTTGATGCTTATGTTGTCGCGGGCGGATTCCGTCTCTACAACTCCATTTTTGGCAAGCGCCCCCAATCCGTATCGGCAGGACAGAAATCTAACTGCTGTCAACAGGATACCTGTAAGAGCGACGTGGTCATTGTTGACGCCTGTGGTATGTCCTGTCCGGGGCCTATCGTCAAGCTTTCTGGTGCGTTAAATACCGCAAAAAACGGTGACGTAATCGAAATTTCAACCAGTGACCCGGCCTTCGCCAGCGACATTGAAGGTTTTTGCCGCCGGACCGGCAATGTCTTTTTGGGGCTTGAAAGCAGCAAGGGCATCAGCACCGCCAAAATTCAAAAGAGCGAAAAGCAGCAAGCGGTGGTAGCGACAGGTGAAAGCAAGGACAAGAAGAACATTATAGTGTTTTCTGGCGATCTGGATAAAGCTATTGCCTCGTTTATTATCGCAAATGCCGCGGCAGCTATGGGCCGAAAGGTGAGTATGTTCTTTACTTTCTGGGGGCTTAATGTTTTGCGCAAAACCGAAAAGAGCAGTGTCAAAAAAGACTTTATGTCTAAGATGTTCGGCATGATGATGCCGCGTGGCAGCAAGAAGCTGGGACTTTCTAAAATGAATATGGGTGGTATGGGCGCCAAGATGATTCGAGGCGTCATGCAGAACAAAAACGTTGACAGCCTTGAAGATTTAATTAAGATGGCTCAGGATAACGGCGTTGAGCTGATCGCGTGCTCTATGAGCATGGACGTCATGGGTATTGCCAAGGAAGAGCTAATCGACGGCGTCAAGCTGGCGGGTGCAGCCGCCATGCTGGCAAACGCGGAAGAATCCGATATGTCGCTTTTCATCTGA
- the coaBC gene encoding bifunctional phosphopantothenoylcysteine decarboxylase/phosphopantothenate--cysteine ligase CoaBC: protein MLKNKTILLGVSGSIAAHKAASLASLLVKQQADVHVLMTKNATQFITPMTFEALTNNRCVVDTFDRNFEHSVEHVSLAKRADFCIVAPATANVIAKLAHGLADDMLTTTVLACRCSKIIAPAMNTAMYENPVTQDNLKTLAHYGWEVLKTGYGRLACGDVGAGKCPEPEHMLESVLHSAAHAKDMTGLKVLVTAGATREALDPVRFITNHSTGKMGYAIARAASARGAEVTLVSGKTELSAPAYVEVVDIFSAKEMFEAVTARSSEMDIIIKAAAVADYRPAVCADEKLKKKDGDLALALERTPDTLKYLGEHKPKGQFLCGFSMETQNMVENSRKKLQSKNLDMIAANNLKQAGAGFASDTNLLTVITPEDEIALPMLSKDEAANRLLDEILSHRK from the coding sequence ATGCTTAAAAATAAAACCATTTTACTGGGCGTTTCGGGCAGCATCGCCGCACATAAGGCAGCGTCGCTTGCTTCGCTGCTGGTTAAGCAGCAGGCTGATGTGCATGTGCTGATGACAAAAAATGCTACGCAGTTTATTACTCCCATGACCTTTGAAGCGCTCACCAACAACCGCTGCGTTGTGGACACCTTTGACCGCAATTTTGAGCATAGTGTTGAGCATGTGTCGCTCGCTAAACGAGCCGATTTTTGTATTGTAGCACCTGCAACCGCAAATGTTATTGCCAAGCTGGCGCACGGTCTGGCGGATGATATGTTGACCACCACGGTTTTGGCCTGTCGCTGTTCTAAAATTATTGCGCCAGCCATGAATACCGCCATGTATGAAAACCCCGTGACACAGGATAACCTCAAGACACTGGCGCACTACGGCTGGGAGGTGCTTAAAACCGGCTATGGCCGCTTAGCCTGCGGAGATGTCGGGGCGGGCAAATGCCCTGAGCCTGAGCACATGCTCGAGAGCGTATTGCACAGCGCCGCCCATGCAAAGGATATGACAGGCCTTAAAGTGCTTGTCACGGCAGGTGCAACGCGAGAAGCCCTTGACCCAGTGCGGTTTATTACCAACCATTCCACTGGTAAAATGGGTTATGCCATCGCCCGCGCAGCCAGTGCGCGTGGTGCCGAAGTGACATTGGTCAGCGGAAAAACCGAACTGTCGGCGCCAGCCTATGTCGAAGTAGTTGATATTTTCAGCGCCAAAGAAATGTTTGAAGCGGTTACAGCGCGCAGCAGCGAGATGGATATTATTATCAAAGCGGCAGCGGTGGCTGATTACCGGCCGGCTGTCTGCGCCGATGAAAAACTCAAAAAGAAGGATGGTGACCTGGCGTTGGCGCTGGAACGCACGCCCGACACTTTAAAATATCTCGGCGAACATAAACCGAAGGGACAGTTTTTGTGCGGATTTTCGATGGAGACACAAAACATGGTTGAAAACTCTCGCAAAAAGCTGCAAAGCAAAAACCTCGATATGATTGCCGCTAATAATCTTAAACAGGCGGGTGCAGGCTTTGCCAGCGATACGAATCTGTTGACCGTAATCACACCAGAAGATGAAATTGCACTTCCAATGTTGTCTAAGGATGAGGCAGCCAACCGACTGCTAGATGAGATTCTATCCCATAGAAAATAA
- a CDS encoding ECF transporter S component — MQETRTNRGPDLRHLTLLALFAAIIVVMANVPLLGYIPLGFMNATTIHIPVIIGACLLGPKSGAFLGGVFGLTSLINNTLKPLITSFVFTPFYSLDPRFSGGLRSLVICFIPRILIGIVAGLIFKWLKERTGPFLACGAAGFLGSMTNTVFVMGGIYLLYGASYAEARNIGFETLLGVIMGVVGVNGVPEAILAAFLTIVICPSLYKVLHSRKLGKE; from the coding sequence ATGCAAGAGACCCGTACAAACCGCGGCCCCGATCTTCGCCACCTCACGCTTTTGGCACTTTTTGCCGCCATTATTGTCGTGATGGCCAACGTACCCCTTTTAGGGTACATTCCGCTCGGCTTTATGAACGCCACCACCATTCACATCCCGGTCATTATCGGGGCGTGCCTGCTAGGGCCAAAATCCGGGGCGTTTTTGGGCGGCGTATTCGGGCTGACCAGCCTGATTAACAACACCTTAAAGCCGTTGATCACCTCGTTTGTATTCACGCCATTTTATAGTCTGGATCCCCGCTTTTCTGGTGGGCTGCGTAGCCTTGTAATATGCTTTATTCCAAGAATTTTAATTGGAATAGTAGCTGGGTTAATTTTCAAATGGCTTAAAGAACGCACCGGGCCTTTTCTGGCCTGTGGGGCGGCTGGGTTTCTTGGTTCGATGACGAATACCGTTTTTGTTATGGGCGGTATCTACCTGCTGTATGGTGCAAGCTATGCCGAGGCGCGTAACATCGGCTTTGAAACGTTGCTTGGCGTTATCATGGGCGTCGTAGGCGTTAATGGCGTGCCGGAGGCTATTTTGGCTGCATTTTTAACCATCGTGATCTGCCCGTCACTTTATAAAGTTCTCCATAGCCGAAAGCTTGGAAAGGAGTAG
- a CDS encoding type III pantothenate kinase: MIIAIDIGNTNVVIGGMRDENVLFTARLRTDPDKTDYEYASLLMELFILHKVKLADIEGAIISSVVPPLSAAMQNAVEKIIDKRPLLVGAGVKTGLNILADNPARVGSDLIVGAVAALARYPKPILVFDFGTATTLVVLDKKGDYIGYMIMPGLRSSVQALACGTSQLPHISLEPPEMLLGKNTVDAMRTGAIYGNAAMIDGLIDRVEKTVLGCPATVVATGGLTSCIAPLCQHEIICDSDLILQGLYLLYQKNAPKPRTKSK; this comes from the coding sequence ATGATTATCGCGATCGATATCGGGAATACCAACGTTGTCATCGGCGGCATGCGGGATGAAAATGTGCTTTTTACTGCGCGGCTTCGCACCGACCCGGACAAAACCGATTATGAATACGCCTCGCTCTTAATGGAGCTATTTATACTGCACAAGGTCAAACTCGCCGATATCGAAGGCGCGATTATTTCCTCGGTAGTACCGCCGCTGAGCGCTGCAATGCAGAACGCGGTGGAGAAAATCATCGACAAGCGTCCGCTGCTGGTTGGCGCAGGCGTTAAAACTGGGTTGAATATCCTTGCCGACAACCCCGCCCGCGTGGGTAGTGATCTCATTGTCGGTGCTGTCGCAGCGTTGGCGCGCTACCCCAAACCGATTTTAGTATTTGACTTCGGCACTGCCACCACCCTTGTCGTGTTGGATAAAAAAGGGGACTATATTGGTTACATGATCATGCCGGGTCTGCGCAGTTCTGTGCAGGCGTTGGCCTGCGGAACGTCGCAGTTGCCACATATCAGTCTGGAACCACCTGAGATGCTGTTGGGTAAAAACACTGTGGACGCCATGCGAACCGGTGCTATCTATGGGAATGCCGCCATGATCGACGGGTTGATTGATCGGGTGGAAAAGACCGTTTTGGGCTGTCCGGCCACTGTGGTGGCCACCGGCGGCCTGACCAGTTGTATTGCCCCGCTTTGTCAGCATGAAATTATCTGCGACAGCGATTTAATTTTGCAGGGGCTCTATCTGCTTTATCAAAAGAATGCGCCCAAGCCGAGGACAAAATCAAAATAA
- a CDS encoding DUF5658 family protein: MPPFMKRCTSSGVRFRMLLLYALNVLDMFITKFLLQTGKFREVNPVMALALQSDWATLLLKLLLPAALMIYLDWRLRVVDVRHFKLSARALEVLIVAYFIVTVLHLWLYWISL, translated from the coding sequence ATGCCCCCTTTCATGAAGCGCTGTACTAGCAGCGGGGTGCGATTTCGCATGCTGTTATTGTACGCGTTAAATGTTTTGGATATGTTCATAACAAAGTTTCTACTGCAAACCGGCAAATTTCGTGAAGTAAACCCGGTTATGGCACTGGCGTTACAAAGCGACTGGGCCACACTGCTACTCAAGCTATTGCTCCCTGCTGCGCTAATGATCTATCTTGACTGGCGGCTGAGAGTTGTCGATGTCCGGCACTTTAAACTTTCTGCTCGTGCGCTCGAAGTCTTGATTGTGGCCTATTTCATTGTAACCGTGCTACACCTTTGGTTGTATTGGATCAGCTTATAA
- a CDS encoding M15 family metallopeptidase, producing the protein MSRYLIVFFCIVLMLLCGCSREAADLIPSQSALSEGSQPDKPSESQPPVSSSEISVPSSEVTAELDDWRLMLVNFEQPLPEGWSVDLTMTRYGYEVDARITDAVDELITAASNDGVSLIICYGYRTIEQSRQLFEKQVNKQLSLGLSQEEALVEARRWVAPPGTSEHHTGLALDIVTLSHQVLNHAFANTDAGIWMAAHSWEYGFVIRYPEDKQDITGITYEPWHVRYVGKEHAAAMHANDECLEEYVARLKDK; encoded by the coding sequence TTGTCGCGATATCTTATTGTTTTCTTTTGCATCGTATTGATGCTACTGTGCGGATGCAGCCGAGAGGCCGCTGATCTCATTCCCAGCCAGTCCGCTCTTTCAGAGGGTTCGCAACCGGACAAGCCGTCGGAGAGCCAACCTCCCGTTTCGTCTTCCGAGATATCAGTACCCTCATCCGAAGTCACTGCCGAATTAGACGACTGGCGGCTGATGCTGGTCAATTTTGAGCAGCCCCTTCCGGAGGGTTGGTCGGTGGATCTTACCATGACCCGTTACGGTTACGAGGTTGATGCACGGATTACCGATGCGGTTGACGAGTTGATTACAGCTGCTTCAAACGACGGGGTCTCGCTGATTATCTGTTATGGTTACCGTACGATTGAGCAATCACGTCAGCTTTTTGAAAAACAGGTTAACAAACAACTGTCGTTGGGGCTTTCGCAAGAGGAGGCCCTTGTCGAAGCCAGACGCTGGGTAGCGCCTCCCGGCACCAGCGAACACCATACGGGCCTGGCGCTTGACATTGTTACACTTTCGCATCAGGTACTCAACCATGCTTTTGCCAATACTGACGCTGGCATTTGGATGGCCGCACACAGTTGGGAGTATGGATTTGTCATTCGCTACCCCGAAGATAAGCAGGACATCACCGGTATCACATACGAGCCGTGGCATGTACGTTATGTAGGCAAAGAGCACGCCGCCGCAATGCACGCAAATGACGAATGTCTTGAAGAGTATGTCGCACGTCTAAAAGACAAATAA
- a CDS encoding DUF1622 domain-containing protein — protein MNLEHLIELTLPTIIALLDIIGIFIITLGSLKAFYYYLNHVIRKNRYNYKFMLLQDMATGLEFKMAAEILKTVLIRSLDELIILGAVIMLRGLMSFMIHFEMKAEREGELPDSDSRQ, from the coding sequence ATGAATCTGGAACACTTAATAGAACTGACTCTGCCCACCATCATCGCGCTTTTAGATATTATCGGCATATTCATTATAACACTGGGTTCGTTAAAAGCTTTTTATTATTACCTGAATCATGTCATTCGCAAGAACCGGTATAACTATAAGTTTATGCTGCTACAGGACATGGCAACGGGACTTGAATTTAAAATGGCAGCAGAAATTCTTAAAACGGTTCTGATCAGAAGCTTGGATGAACTGATTATTTTGGGTGCCGTTATAATGCTTCGCGGACTGATGTCTTTTATGATACATTTTGAAATGAAGGCTGAACGCGAGGGAGAGTTACCCGATTCAGATAGCAGGCAATAA